A single genomic interval of Nostoc commune NIES-4072 harbors:
- a CDS encoding high light inducible protein: MADVKKTTASVPEDPNALRWGFTPQSENWNGRFAMIGFLSAVALEVFSGQGILHFWGIL, from the coding sequence ATGGCAGACGTTAAGAAGACTACGGCTTCGGTTCCAGAAGATCCTAATGCTTTGCGCTGGGGCTTCACTCCTCAGAGCGAAAATTGGAACGGTCGTTTTGCAATGATTGGTTTTTTATCTGCCGTTGCACTTGAAGTCTTTTCTGGTCAAGGGATTCTACACTTCTGGGGCATTTTATAA
- a CDS encoding molecular chaperone yields the protein MNPFQLNKYNDQEPSEKQQKRFPGWFALDFGTSNSTVTLFDPIEVPIAEILPKEQEMRLRDRLSQWLSSPASVALPDVSADDWEKFIVEISRNLEIEPSRLSEVFESDNKERFLEAIRQIELSLGNSERFRRAVSKKLYQIYHEVFRVPTLESQNLIPVVLDIDRRDTEIPSESEISQLSDLKLRMGREARDNRKKAIAQGTSGSLKEIISRFHHSPKRYFGQDRLFPVILDGEEELITANQLIQCAWAHLIELTEDYRQRAQRRFSEGDFLTAVVTYPTVAPPVVRKEVKELVEQLGIDDVQTAYDEAVSVAIFFLWREFGGNLNIGIESFKTRCRQAGNKWSQNVLVLDIGGGTTDLALIELTLEDKTPSFADYEDRGLGGRYYKLTPKLLGSSGHLQLGGELITLRIFRLLKVAIADFLLTSVTTGNIESEKLEDLINSELNERFLEQGKFKTGSLLKCLDKENPEGDIAYKDALDTAEKVLPTRWQQAPQRLQSFYILWDHAEAAKLKLGQKPPADNSLLTFTLSEQQISELLTQSAVKLQVKDPNSICITLDNQQFERAAVSGIKEAIGIAKGLMESRLRPDDITKDSWNSQKVDWLILSGKTCNLDIVQRQIYQEFSKSPYFVWNPERITFVLEFTKLATSAGACYAEKLRRLRFDPEESKSLLRKGANQLEIDVKNLFYYLPCNFKRKTQSNDLLTIFKAGQELYQLAPSETVAKVRTAWQGIQLTNIIYRQDYEDGDLRLWGSFDGKNLMNKLGMQEAEFLRKIKVQFEIDQTLEFSVLLCQGNPHYLIDIPGIDLESVVSEKLPLFADGKLNWNIAVERFNKDLNDGDIAVNVLESATVDQPDAYHLVFEVGNDGSKLFQKFHYLRDGVTKPGIGLISNPLPPFPQTGQHTFYIYQTDAETNSKKWIRIGALSKPDVTTDYPCQYRVTLDDQGILRMHAGEVPYWTSNSQECLKEEGCVYIAELELQPNEVDKERDPFCGIH from the coding sequence ATGAACCCTTTTCAACTCAATAAATATAACGATCAAGAACCAAGCGAGAAACAACAAAAAAGATTTCCAGGATGGTTTGCTTTAGATTTTGGCACATCGAATTCCACAGTTACACTTTTCGATCCAATTGAAGTACCGATCGCAGAAATTCTCCCCAAAGAACAAGAAATGCGACTGCGCGATCGCTTATCACAATGGCTGAGTTCTCCCGCCTCAGTGGCTTTACCAGATGTCAGCGCTGATGATTGGGAAAAGTTTATTGTAGAAATTAGCAGAAATCTAGAAATAGAACCCAGCCGATTGAGTGAAGTCTTTGAAAGTGACAATAAAGAGCGCTTTTTGGAAGCAATTCGCCAAATTGAACTCTCTTTAGGAAATAGCGAGAGATTCCGCCGTGCTGTCAGCAAAAAACTTTACCAAATTTATCATGAGGTGTTTCGCGTCCCTACCCTAGAGTCGCAAAATCTGATTCCAGTTGTGCTGGATATTGATCGCCGCGATACGGAAATTCCTAGCGAGTCGGAAATTTCGCAGTTAAGCGATTTAAAACTGCGAATGGGAAGGGAAGCTAGAGATAACCGAAAAAAAGCGATCGCTCAAGGTACAAGTGGTTCTTTAAAGGAAATTATCAGCAGATTTCACCATTCACCTAAACGCTATTTTGGTCAAGATCGTTTGTTTCCAGTTATTTTGGATGGTGAAGAAGAATTAATTACCGCTAATCAACTGATCCAATGTGCTTGGGCGCATTTAATCGAGTTAACTGAAGATTACCGCCAACGCGCCCAACGCAGGTTTTCAGAAGGAGATTTTTTAACAGCAGTTGTCACCTACCCCACCGTCGCCCCACCAGTTGTTCGCAAGGAAGTTAAGGAATTAGTTGAGCAGTTGGGGATCGATGATGTGCAAACTGCTTATGATGAAGCCGTTTCTGTGGCGATATTCTTTTTATGGCGAGAATTTGGTGGTAATCTCAACATTGGCATCGAGTCATTCAAAACTCGTTGTCGTCAAGCAGGAAACAAATGGTCACAAAATGTTCTCGTTTTGGATATTGGCGGGGGAACCACAGACTTAGCTTTAATTGAACTGACTTTAGAAGATAAAACTCCTAGTTTTGCTGATTATGAAGACCGAGGTTTAGGAGGACGTTACTATAAACTCACTCCCAAACTATTAGGCTCATCTGGTCATTTACAGTTAGGCGGTGAGTTAATTACACTGCGAATTTTTAGATTATTAAAAGTTGCGATCGCAGATTTCTTATTGACATCAGTAACAACAGGTAATATAGAAAGCGAAAAGCTAGAAGATTTAATTAACTCTGAGTTAAACGAGCGCTTTTTAGAACAAGGCAAATTCAAAACTGGTAGTCTTTTAAAATGTCTAGATAAAGAAAATCCAGAAGGCGATATTGCTTACAAAGATGCCCTAGATACTGCCGAGAAAGTATTACCCACTCGTTGGCAACAAGCGCCCCAACGCCTGCAATCATTTTATATCCTCTGGGATCATGCAGAAGCAGCTAAACTGAAACTTGGGCAAAAGCCACCAGCAGATAATTCTCTATTAACCTTCACACTTTCTGAACAACAAATTTCTGAACTGCTCACCCAAAGCGCTGTAAAATTACAAGTTAAAGATCCAAATAGCATCTGCATTACCCTAGATAACCAGCAATTTGAACGAGCCGCAGTTTCCGGAATTAAAGAAGCGATCGGTATTGCCAAAGGATTAATGGAAAGTCGCTTGCGTCCTGATGATATCACCAAAGATTCTTGGAATTCCCAAAAAGTTGATTGGTTAATTTTGTCTGGAAAAACTTGTAATTTAGACATAGTGCAACGCCAAATCTACCAAGAATTTAGTAAGTCTCCATATTTTGTGTGGAATCCAGAGCGAATTACTTTTGTGCTGGAATTTACCAAATTAGCTACCTCCGCCGGTGCTTGCTATGCTGAGAAACTGCGAAGATTGAGATTCGATCCAGAAGAGTCTAAAAGCTTGCTGCGTAAGGGAGCCAACCAGCTAGAAATTGATGTCAAAAATCTGTTTTATTATTTACCCTGCAACTTCAAACGCAAAACTCAAAGTAACGATTTACTAACCATATTCAAGGCTGGACAAGAACTCTATCAACTAGCACCTTCGGAAACTGTTGCCAAAGTTCGGACTGCATGGCAAGGAATCCAATTAACTAATATTATTTACCGTCAAGACTACGAGGATGGAGATTTACGACTATGGGGTAGCTTTGACGGCAAAAATCTCATGAATAAACTAGGAATGCAAGAAGCAGAGTTTTTGAGAAAAATTAAAGTTCAGTTTGAGATTGACCAAACTCTTGAATTTAGTGTATTGCTTTGTCAGGGAAATCCACATTATTTAATTGACATTCCTGGCATTGATTTGGAATCAGTAGTTTCAGAAAAATTACCGCTATTTGCTGATGGTAAATTGAACTGGAATATTGCTGTGGAACGCTTCAATAAAGATTTAAATGATGGTGATATTGCCGTTAATGTTCTTGAGTCCGCAACTGTTGATCAACCAGATGCCTATCATCTTGTGTTTGAAGTAGGAAATGATGGTAGTAAGCTGTTCCAAAAATTTCACTATCTGCGCGATGGCGTGACGAAACCAGGAATTGGGTTAATTAGTAATCCCTTACCTCCCTTCCCGCAAACTGGCCAACACACCTTCTATATTTATCAAACAGACGCTGAAACCAACAGTAAAAAATGGATCAGAATTGGCGCACTCAGCAAACCAGATGTAACAACAGATTACCCTTGCCAATATCGTGTAACTCTCGACGATCAAGGCATTTTGCGGATGCACGCCGGTGAAGTTCCTTACTGGACATCAAACAGTCAAGAATGTCTCAAAGAAGAAGGATGCGTTTATATTGCTGAATTAGAATTGCAGCCCAACGAAGTTGATAAAGAACGCGATCCCTTTTGCGGTATACATTAA
- a CDS encoding DUF2887 domain-containing protein gives MRRDAIFYAIFKRVPGLFFELVEQPPAEAASYRFESVEVKEPTFRIDGVFLPPPDATSQTIFFAEVQFQKDELLYHL, from the coding sequence GTGAGACGTGATGCAATTTTTTATGCAATTTTCAAGCGTGTCCCAGGATTGTTTTTCGAGTTAGTAGAACAGCCACCAGCCGAAGCTGCTAGCTATCGTTTTGAATCAGTTGAAGTTAAAGAACCAACATTTCGGATTGATGGGGTATTTTTACCTCCACCGGATGCAACATCTCAGACGATCTTTTTTGCTGAGGTGCAATTCCAAAAAGATGAGTTACTGTACCATTTATAA
- a CDS encoding proteasome protein has translation MEPDKLGRFKEYGEFILRKIDSVPQHPSKQEDWVPASLDDCLLRLRSAAQKTVDLATSPVKIGVMGEFSSGKTLLLGSLIGYADALPVSENPTTGNVTAIHIIPQDDFATTQLSNFTVDYLSHEGVHECLRFMLGEANKRTTAAGLPPIPVSKLNSGTDIIGWCEEAWNSSNNLELRYLLRELVLFLRAYQAYGEVMCGGRYQIDATTAREGLQLVEQPMAIQTLKFEDLPPAHIRLPSPPQRLPTKLLQNSFPLIRRVDIDVKISREIWDFAGAAKFILIDFPGLGAANSGARDTFLSLRELAEVQTILVLLNGKSPGSDRANKIFTMMQQQRPGQDLKDLILVGVGRFDQLPLDSEGGERELDQLIEDSHLQEETVFQKLKVLQTTIDGAEAFTTQKDRIVLLSPLLGLAELAKRSSSVKAGSTEFLANLDYPDYLDRSKRLQEKWHRLSEQLLGSNTRSYLGRQLGYFSQDGGLSKLRELIQTHVATHGLKQLYEDTRRSADVVSQQQDHLKDIIDEIHEQGIPTGDSPAFIELRFMVESLDKIYRNFQKDLGKEPLKDRRGVVVSDVVKDELTFRILNWNQWTLLFNKANNGAIALAESKGAAGKLFDRGNRVNSSLPTKSDDFYPVFEKTVKEVEDFARDRIHQAVVDLLNQLSNYVAPEREQLQAFFHPDMEQEIEEKFGFEDADLFYKLLLGCDPNEWKEAIISEISSKNKTVAPEIIFPLARQDEKHNVGQIFDWAPEKSQGLPRSSNHQLLVLRLRDEITASASLHLVQYVSEVNQQINSELEGILDQIIPSLQNLSKKETLLRYLAAGDLPSEIKIPTWLQIISELAAVSYLDDLR, from the coding sequence ATGGAACCAGATAAACTGGGCCGTTTTAAGGAGTACGGCGAATTCATCCTCCGAAAGATAGATTCTGTGCCCCAGCACCCTTCAAAACAAGAAGATTGGGTTCCAGCTAGTCTTGACGACTGTCTCCTGCGTCTGCGGTCAGCTGCCCAGAAAACTGTAGACCTGGCAACTTCACCTGTCAAAATTGGGGTGATGGGGGAATTCAGTAGTGGGAAAACTTTACTTTTAGGCAGTCTAATTGGATATGCTGATGCTTTGCCTGTCAGCGAAAACCCCACTACAGGTAATGTTACCGCCATACACATCATACCGCAAGATGACTTTGCCACTACACAATTAAGTAATTTCACTGTAGATTATCTTTCTCATGAAGGGGTACATGAGTGTCTACGCTTCATGCTAGGGGAAGCCAATAAACGGACAACAGCAGCAGGGCTTCCTCCGATACCAGTATCAAAACTCAACTCTGGCACAGATATTATTGGCTGGTGTGAAGAAGCATGGAATAGCAGTAACAATTTAGAGCTACGTTATTTACTCCGGGAGTTGGTATTATTCCTGCGGGCTTATCAAGCTTATGGGGAAGTTATGTGTGGTGGGCGTTACCAGATTGATGCTACCACGGCCCGCGAAGGGCTACAGCTAGTCGAACAGCCAATGGCAATCCAAACTCTGAAATTTGAAGATTTACCTCCAGCGCATATCCGATTACCAAGTCCACCCCAGAGGCTACCAACAAAGTTATTACAAAACAGTTTCCCACTGATCCGCCGCGTGGATATTGATGTAAAAATATCACGGGAAATTTGGGATTTTGCAGGTGCAGCCAAATTTATTCTTATCGACTTTCCGGGATTAGGGGCTGCTAATTCGGGAGCTAGGGATACCTTTTTGTCACTGCGAGAATTGGCAGAAGTACAAACAATTTTGGTATTGCTAAATGGTAAATCTCCTGGGAGCGATCGCGCCAATAAAATCTTTACGATGATGCAGCAGCAGCGACCAGGACAAGACCTGAAAGATTTAATTCTCGTCGGTGTGGGTCGCTTCGATCAACTACCCCTAGATAGCGAAGGTGGCGAAAGAGAACTTGACCAATTAATTGAAGATAGCCATTTACAAGAAGAAACCGTTTTCCAAAAACTCAAAGTTCTGCAAACTACCATTGACGGTGCAGAAGCGTTTACAACTCAAAAAGACCGCATCGTTTTACTATCGCCCCTGTTGGGACTAGCTGAATTAGCAAAACGTTCTAGTAGCGTGAAAGCAGGCTCAACAGAGTTTTTGGCTAACTTAGACTATCCTGATTATTTAGATCGATCTAAACGGCTACAAGAAAAATGGCACCGCTTAAGTGAACAACTATTAGGATCTAACACTCGCAGTTATTTGGGCAGACAGCTAGGTTACTTTAGTCAAGATGGGGGACTTAGTAAGCTGCGGGAATTGATTCAAACCCACGTAGCGACTCATGGTCTAAAGCAACTATATGAAGATACTCGGAGATCGGCTGATGTAGTGAGTCAGCAACAAGATCACTTGAAGGACATCATAGATGAAATTCACGAGCAAGGTATCCCTACAGGTGATAGTCCCGCCTTTATCGAGTTGCGCTTTATGGTCGAAAGCTTAGATAAAATCTATCGGAATTTTCAAAAAGATTTAGGGAAAGAACCACTCAAAGACCGGCGCGGTGTTGTCGTCAGCGATGTAGTAAAAGACGAACTCACTTTTAGAATCCTGAATTGGAACCAGTGGACTTTACTCTTCAACAAAGCTAACAATGGAGCGATCGCTCTGGCAGAATCTAAAGGTGCAGCCGGGAAATTATTTGATCGGGGAAATCGCGTCAATAGTTCCCTTCCAACTAAGAGCGATGATTTTTATCCAGTATTTGAGAAAACCGTTAAAGAAGTAGAAGATTTTGCCCGCGATCGCATCCATCAAGCAGTGGTAGATTTGTTAAATCAATTGTCAAATTATGTCGCCCCAGAGCGCGAACAATTGCAGGCATTTTTCCATCCAGATATGGAACAAGAAATCGAAGAAAAATTTGGTTTTGAAGATGCCGATCTATTTTACAAATTATTACTAGGATGCGATCCTAATGAATGGAAAGAAGCAATTATTTCTGAAATCAGTAGTAAAAACAAAACCGTTGCCCCCGAAATTATCTTTCCTCTAGCACGTCAAGACGAGAAACACAACGTTGGTCAAATTTTTGACTGGGCACCAGAAAAAAGTCAAGGTTTACCTAGATCGAGCAACCACCAACTTTTAGTACTGCGGCTGCGAGATGAAATTACTGCTAGCGCCAGCCTCCATCTTGTGCAGTATGTTAGCGAAGTTAATCAGCAAATAAATTCCGAACTTGAAGGTATTTTGGATCAAATTATTCCTAGTTTGCAAAACCTGTCAAAAAAAGAAACTTTGCTGAGATATTTAGCGGCTGGAGACTTGCCATCTGAAATAAAAATTCCTACTTGGTTGCAGATTATTTCAGAACTTGCTGCTGTTTCTTACTTAGATGATTTGAGATAA
- a CDS encoding PAS domain S-box protein, whose amino-acid sequence MFSKKVQSNINQIMVEEEEIELAKALEELQAETAKRQAVEAQLQQKTSEFAAILQALPDLYFRIDADRSILDYKPGKLDYPYISTGDWQGKSLRECLPIAVGDRFYQAITQVLETQYEVSFEYTLALPSGKNNFEARLLPLPDQQIIILVRHTSDNIQAAFRESDNKFRSIVENANNIIFALTLEGIFSYVSPNWTEIFGHEVAEVEGKSFVPFVHPDDVHICADYFQRILTTSEKQDAIEYRVKHKNGTWRWHTSNSSVIKDANGNVLNFVGICYDTTDRKLAEVALRESAQREALLNRLSNQIRASLDLNYIVETAVQEIRNLFQIDRCAFFWYRQDADVPYWERVYEAKSSSFPCLLNQQEATNAEIELIAAKTLNKEIIRINDVETVSDDIAQQFLQDFGFTAFMSLPVHTQSGEIGTFSCGSCSGFRPWLDSEVELLQAVTVQLAIAIDQAKLYTQSRIAAQTAQDKAQQLEAALLELQQTQAQLIQTEKMSSLGQLVAGIAHEINNPVNFIYGNISHAREYTKDLLHLVDLYQQNYCPPTPEIHEQIYAIDLDFLKQDLPKILDSMDMGAERIRQIVLSLRNFSRLDEDGTKPVDIHEGIDNTLLLLQNRLKAKSRHSEIQVIRDYANLPPVMCHAGHMNQVFMNLLTNAIDALEEGVGNGEWGVGKEPLPTPYSLLTTPQIRIRTLIQEDHIIIGIADNGAGMTEEVRKRVFDPFFTTKPVGKGTGMGLSISYQIIVKKHGGQIQCISAPGEGAEFAIVIPFKQQPDL is encoded by the coding sequence GTGTTTTCTAAAAAAGTGCAGAGCAACATTAACCAAATCATGGTGGAAGAGGAAGAAATAGAATTAGCAAAAGCACTAGAAGAACTACAAGCTGAAACTGCAAAACGCCAAGCAGTTGAAGCACAGTTACAGCAAAAAACATCAGAATTTGCAGCGATTTTGCAAGCGCTTCCTGATTTATACTTTCGTATTGATGCTGATAGAAGTATTCTAGATTACAAACCAGGGAAGCTGGATTACCCGTATATCTCAACAGGAGATTGGCAGGGCAAGAGTTTGCGAGAATGCCTACCGATCGCTGTAGGCGATCGCTTCTACCAAGCAATAACTCAAGTACTTGAAACTCAATATGAAGTCAGTTTTGAATATACCTTAGCGCTACCATCCGGGAAGAATAATTTTGAAGCTAGGTTATTACCATTACCAGACCAGCAAATCATAATTCTTGTCCGCCACACCAGCGACAACATCCAAGCAGCATTCAGAGAAAGCGATAACAAGTTTCGCAGCATTGTCGAAAACGCCAATAACATTATTTTTGCCCTAACACTTGAAGGGATATTTTCCTACGTTTCTCCTAACTGGACAGAAATTTTTGGACATGAGGTTGCAGAAGTTGAAGGCAAATCCTTTGTTCCCTTTGTACATCCTGACGATGTGCATATCTGTGCCGATTATTTTCAAAGAATTTTGACAACAAGTGAGAAACAAGACGCAATTGAATATCGCGTAAAACACAAAAATGGTACTTGGCGATGGCATACCAGCAACTCATCTGTTATTAAAGACGCCAATGGTAATGTTTTAAACTTTGTTGGTATATGCTATGACACCACTGACCGAAAACTTGCAGAAGTTGCACTTAGAGAAAGCGCCCAACGAGAAGCCTTACTCAATCGTCTTTCTAACCAGATTCGAGCTTCCCTGGATCTCAATTACATTGTGGAAACCGCAGTACAGGAGATTCGCAACTTATTCCAGATTGATCGCTGCGCCTTTTTTTGGTATCGGCAAGACGCTGATGTACCCTACTGGGAGAGAGTATATGAGGCGAAAAGTTCCTCTTTCCCCTGTTTGCTTAATCAGCAAGAAGCAACTAATGCAGAAATCGAACTAATCGCAGCCAAAACCTTGAACAAAGAAATCATCCGCATTAATGATGTTGAGACTGTCAGCGATGACATTGCACAGCAATTTTTGCAGGATTTTGGTTTCACTGCTTTTATGTCGCTCCCCGTACATACCCAATCAGGGGAAATTGGCACATTTAGCTGTGGTTCTTGTAGTGGCTTCCGGCCTTGGCTAGACAGCGAAGTAGAATTATTACAAGCAGTTACAGTTCAACTAGCGATCGCCATTGACCAAGCAAAACTTTACACCCAAAGTCGCATCGCTGCCCAAACAGCCCAAGACAAAGCCCAGCAACTAGAAGCGGCGCTGCTAGAACTTCAACAAACCCAAGCACAACTGATTCAAACTGAAAAAATGTCCAGTTTAGGACAATTGGTTGCAGGTATTGCCCACGAAATCAATAATCCCGTCAATTTTATTTACGGCAATATTAGCCACGCCCGTGAATATACCAAGGATTTGCTGCACTTGGTAGACCTTTATCAACAAAACTATTGCCCACCAACACCAGAGATTCACGAACAAATCTACGCCATTGATTTAGACTTTCTCAAGCAAGATTTGCCGAAAATTTTAGATTCTATGGATATGGGAGCCGAACGCATTCGGCAGATTGTCCTATCTTTACGCAATTTCTCTCGCCTTGATGAAGACGGCACAAAGCCAGTGGATATTCACGAAGGTATTGATAACACCTTGCTGCTGTTGCAAAATCGCCTGAAAGCCAAATCAAGACATTCCGAAATCCAAGTAATCCGAGACTACGCCAACCTGCCACCAGTAATGTGTCACGCTGGACACATGAATCAGGTGTTTATGAATCTGTTAACAAATGCGATCGATGCTTTAGAAGAGGGAGTGGGGAATGGGGAATGGGGAGTGGGGAAAGAACCACTCCCTACTCCCTACTCCCTACTCACTACTCCCCAAATTCGCATTCGCACCCTCATCCAAGAAGACCATATAATCATTGGCATTGCCGACAACGGCGCAGGCATGACTGAGGAAGTACGCAAACGTGTATTTGACCCCTTCTTTACTACGAAACCCGTCGGTAAAGGCACGGGCATGGGGTTATCAATTAGTTACCAAATTATTGTCAAAAAACATGGCGGGCAAATCCAGTGTATTTCAGCACCAGGAGAAGGTGCTGAGTTTGCGATCGTGATTCCATTCAAGCAGCAACCGGATTTGTAA
- a CDS encoding cyclase family protein produces MIQPQSQNSITYTRVIHLSHVIDIDIPQWSGDPPVEFETVAELNNDSYYLRRFSLGEHSATHINAPNSFHSYAVGIDQYPAQSLVVPAVVIDKRLATAVNPDYALTIADVLAWEEEYGEIYPGCVVILNTGWQKKWLDKSAFLNHDSQGIAHFPGFGSDATQLLLDERQIAGVGIDTHGVDPGQDNSFAINHLVLEKPRIVLENLTNLDQLPPKGTTLAIGILRLRGGSGSPVGVLALVP; encoded by the coding sequence ATGATACAACCCCAAAGTCAAAATAGTATCACCTACACACGCGTTATCCATCTAAGTCATGTAATTGACATAGATATTCCCCAATGGTCTGGCGACCCTCCAGTAGAATTTGAAACTGTAGCTGAACTGAATAATGATAGCTATTACCTACGACGTTTCTCCTTGGGGGAACATAGCGCTACTCATATCAACGCCCCTAACAGTTTTCATAGTTATGCTGTGGGAATTGACCAATACCCCGCCCAGTCTTTGGTTGTACCTGCGGTAGTCATAGATAAACGCCTTGCCACAGCAGTTAATCCTGATTATGCCCTGACCATTGCTGATGTTCTAGCTTGGGAAGAAGAATACGGAGAAATTTATCCTGGTTGCGTAGTTATACTGAATACTGGTTGGCAAAAAAAGTGGTTAGATAAAAGTGCATTCCTAAATCATGATTCTCAAGGAATTGCCCACTTTCCAGGGTTTGGTAGCGATGCGACTCAATTATTATTGGATGAACGGCAAATAGCAGGGGTAGGAATTGATACTCATGGTGTAGACCCCGGACAGGATAACAGTTTTGCTATTAACCACTTGGTGTTGGAGAAACCGCGCATTGTATTGGAGAATCTCACCAATTTGGATCAATTGCCACCGAAAGGTACTACTCTAGCGATCGGCATTCTCAGGTTGCGTGGTGGTTCTGGTTCTCCTGTCGGGGTGTTGGCATTAGTGCCTTAA
- a CDS encoding aldehyde dehydrogenase family protein: MTTPLSCRNYIDGQWLSAVGEATLESRNPADKTEVVATFPRSQLKDVDTAVAAARKAYYSWRKVPAPARAEYIFRVGEILLQHKEELAQLISREMGKPLTEARGDVQEGIDCAFYTAGEGRRLFGQTTPSEMSNKFAMTVRMPIGVCALITPWNFPVAIPCWKAMPALVCGNTVILKPAEDTSACATKLIEIFQQAGLPPGVINLVHGVGEEVGKALVEHPNVDLVSFTGSSETGAFVGATCGRTHKRVCLEMGGKNAQVVMEDADLELALDGAVWGAFGTTGQRCTATSRLILHRDIKEKFTAMLYERTSKLRLGAGTDSDTDIGPIVNEKQLQQVSKYLDIAREEGAKVLIGGEIASEGSLKNGYFFQPTILDDVTPDMRVAREEIFGPVVALIEVSSFEEAIAILNDSNYGLSSSVYTCDINRAFTAMRDIEAGITYINGPTIGAEVHLPFGGVKQTGNGHREAGTTAMDVFTEWKSVYVDFSGSLQRAQIDNRS; the protein is encoded by the coding sequence ATGACAACTCCCCTATCTTGCCGCAATTACATAGACGGTCAATGGTTGAGTGCTGTAGGGGAAGCAACTTTAGAAAGTCGCAACCCTGCTGACAAAACCGAAGTGGTTGCCACATTTCCCCGATCGCAACTTAAGGATGTAGATACAGCAGTAGCCGCCGCCCGTAAAGCCTACTACAGTTGGCGCAAAGTCCCGGCTCCAGCTAGGGCAGAATACATATTTCGTGTTGGGGAAATATTACTCCAGCATAAAGAAGAACTTGCTCAGTTAATCAGTCGGGAAATGGGTAAACCCTTGACAGAAGCCAGGGGAGATGTGCAAGAAGGTATTGACTGCGCCTTTTACACTGCTGGCGAAGGACGGCGACTATTTGGGCAAACCACACCGTCGGAAATGTCCAATAAATTCGCCATGACTGTGCGGATGCCCATAGGAGTTTGTGCCTTAATTACTCCCTGGAATTTCCCTGTGGCAATTCCTTGCTGGAAAGCTATGCCAGCTTTGGTGTGTGGAAATACAGTTATCCTCAAACCTGCCGAAGACACCTCCGCCTGTGCAACTAAATTGATTGAAATTTTCCAACAAGCAGGTTTACCACCAGGAGTAATTAACTTGGTGCATGGTGTGGGAGAGGAGGTGGGTAAAGCTTTAGTTGAACATCCAAATGTAGATTTGGTATCGTTTACTGGTTCTTCAGAAACAGGTGCTTTTGTTGGCGCTACTTGCGGACGCACTCACAAGCGTGTCTGTTTAGAAATGGGTGGTAAAAATGCCCAAGTGGTAATGGAAGATGCCGATTTGGAACTTGCTCTTGATGGTGCAGTATGGGGAGCATTTGGAACAACCGGTCAACGATGTACGGCTACTAGTCGCCTGATTTTGCATCGTGATATTAAAGAAAAATTTACCGCCATGCTCTATGAGCGTACCAGCAAGTTACGCTTGGGTGCTGGCACTGACTCTGATACAGATATTGGGCCGATTGTCAATGAAAAGCAACTTCAACAGGTGAGCAAGTATTTGGATATCGCCCGTGAGGAAGGAGCAAAGGTTTTAATTGGTGGAGAAATTGCCAGTGAAGGTTCATTGAAAAACGGTTACTTCTTTCAACCAACTATTTTGGATGATGTAACTCCCGATATGCGCGTTGCGCGTGAAGAGATATTTGGGCCAGTGGTGGCATTGATTGAAGTTAGTTCTTTTGAGGAAGCGATCGCAATTCTCAACGATAGCAATTACGGTCTTTCTTCTTCAGTTTACACCTGCGATATCAACCGGGCTTTTACTGCCATGCGCGACATCGAAGCAGGTATCACCTATATTAACGGCCCCACTATTGGCGCAGAGGTACACTTGCCCTTTGGCGGTGTGAAACAAACCGGTAACGGACACCGCGAAGCTGGAACTACTGCAATGGATGTTTTCACGGAATGGAAAAGTGTTTATGTTGACTTTTCTGGAAGTTTACAACGCGCTCAGATAGATAACCGCAGTTAA